The Streptomyces camelliae genome window below encodes:
- a CDS encoding amylo-alpha-1,6-glucosidase produces MTAAPSGPAFSVHDIPFSTYGSWFDISPVIAEKTYAEDLHLVSHQNGMHGVLRLVPMNPAIGDRAETRVEATPGLLSWIGESGRVDLAYESPDTVRLRGSGLGIGVYAAAQALTPFSGTYFFHDPAAGAHVFTSYETGRRYRVTVLSGTLAEAAGAQALGSADRGLAITEDAGGSWEIAVEEFDTARPPYTSSATFDEIVESAQRAFVDFVDAVAPWRSSATPAAELAAYVVWSATVRPTGLVTRPAVLMSKHWMDKVWSWDHCFNALALAPGSPELALDQFHLPFDHQDDSGALPDSVTHSEVLYNFVKPPIHGWAFGHLRRRLPTPPGQAELAQVYARLERWTNFWLSARRAPGAELAYYQHGNDSGWDNATTFDPERVVVTADLAAFLVLQLRELADLAEELGEADAALRWAAAAEETQTALLDQLWTGERFVARGAAGGDTWSSASLLDLMPIVLGEHLPGEISSALADHIKAHLTPYGLATELTTSPHYLADGYWRGPIWAPATVLVEDGLRRAGHHRLADDVSARFRALCETHGFAENFDALTGTGLRDRAYTWTASSYLLLAEAHAHRGSR; encoded by the coding sequence ATGACCGCCGCACCGTCCGGCCCGGCCTTCTCCGTCCATGACATTCCGTTCAGTACCTACGGATCCTGGTTCGACATCTCGCCCGTCATCGCGGAGAAGACCTACGCCGAGGATCTCCACCTCGTCTCGCACCAGAACGGCATGCACGGTGTCCTGCGCCTCGTCCCCATGAACCCTGCGATCGGCGACCGCGCCGAGACCCGCGTCGAGGCGACGCCGGGCCTGCTCAGCTGGATCGGCGAGAGCGGGCGTGTCGACCTCGCCTACGAGTCGCCGGACACCGTACGGCTGCGGGGGAGCGGCCTGGGCATAGGCGTCTACGCCGCCGCGCAGGCACTGACCCCGTTCAGCGGGACGTACTTCTTCCATGATCCGGCGGCGGGCGCGCACGTGTTCACGTCGTACGAGACCGGGCGCCGCTATCGCGTGACCGTGCTGTCCGGCACCCTCGCGGAGGCGGCCGGAGCCCAGGCCCTGGGCAGCGCCGACCGCGGTCTGGCCATCACCGAGGACGCGGGCGGTAGTTGGGAGATCGCTGTCGAGGAATTCGACACCGCCCGCCCGCCGTACACGTCCTCGGCGACCTTCGACGAGATCGTGGAGAGCGCACAGCGCGCGTTCGTGGACTTCGTCGACGCGGTGGCCCCCTGGCGTTCGTCCGCCACACCGGCCGCCGAACTCGCGGCCTACGTGGTCTGGTCGGCGACCGTACGGCCCACGGGTCTGGTCACCCGGCCCGCCGTGCTGATGTCCAAGCACTGGATGGACAAGGTGTGGAGCTGGGATCACTGCTTCAACGCCCTTGCTCTGGCGCCGGGTTCGCCGGAGCTGGCGCTGGATCAATTCCATCTTCCCTTCGACCACCAGGACGACAGCGGCGCCCTGCCCGACTCGGTCACCCACTCCGAGGTCCTGTACAACTTCGTCAAGCCCCCCATTCACGGCTGGGCCTTCGGCCACCTGCGCCGCCGTCTGCCGACGCCTCCCGGCCAGGCTGAACTCGCCCAGGTGTACGCCCGGTTGGAGCGTTGGACGAACTTCTGGCTCAGTGCGCGACGAGCCCCCGGCGCCGAACTGGCCTATTACCAGCACGGCAACGACAGCGGCTGGGACAACGCCACCACCTTCGACCCGGAGCGGGTGGTCGTCACCGCTGACCTGGCCGCCTTCCTCGTCCTCCAGCTGCGCGAACTCGCCGACCTGGCCGAGGAGTTGGGTGAGGCGGACGCGGCGCTCCGATGGGCGGCCGCGGCCGAGGAGACACAGACGGCGCTGCTCGACCAGCTGTGGACCGGCGAACGGTTCGTCGCCCGGGGAGCCGCCGGCGGGGACACCTGGAGCAGCGCAAGTCTCCTCGACCTGATGCCCATCGTGCTGGGCGAGCACCTGCCCGGTGAGATCAGCAGCGCGCTGGCCGACCACATCAAGGCCCACCTCACCCCGTACGGCCTCGCCACGGAACTGACCACCTCCCCGCACTACCTCGCCGACGGCTACTGGCGCGGCCCCATCTGGGCCCCCGCCACGGTCCTGGTCGAGGACGGCCTGCGGCGCGCCGGCCACCACCGGCTGGCCGACGACGTCAGCGCCCGCTTCCGCGCCCTGTGCGAGACCCACGGGTTCGCCGAGAACTTCGACGCCCTCACCGGAACGGGCCTGCGCGACCGCGCCTACACCTGGACCGCCAGCAGCTACCTCCTGCTGGCCGAAGCACACGCACACCGGGGCAGCCGCTGA
- a CDS encoding RICIN domain-containing protein has product MKSLSAPSRRASRARRRAISSAAVLLATLATTLVPAGPSQAADTTVAVDFSVAGGAPTYHASGTLYGMTEDGSLPQDHFYKDIKWKLERAGGAQLDSPGGWVAGKYDRRWNSTLAQYKRTKALGGTFVILPHDLWGADGTTSPTFPGDNGDWSSFDAFYNRLLSDVKAAGMTDIEWDIWNEPDCPGFWNSGMPQYLEMWKRAYQKIRAAIPGAVVVGASTCGHPTVDNGWWTTYLDYVKANNVAPDIYSWHDLPGDPVAHSNSLKSLLSARSMTTSRPFQINEYGASNEQNPGRGGWYISRLERAGADGLRANWAWGANLHDFEANLLTKNSAGQYLPLGEWFLYRYYGSQTGNIVNLTPGTNTDGLATKDNSARNAKILLGSNGNTGNVTVSLNRLDTTSVVENGQVRAIVQRIPNNGGGAVTGPVTVSDQTLTVSGNSASVSVPWTDSADGYTVTLLPPSNTTVSTVAVAEHSGQCLDDTNLSTADGTQYQQYYCEGGYQQMLDFKPVAGRANTYTVVNEHSGKCLDVSGASTADGAPVIQWTCNGATNQMFTLNPVTALGNSKDYQLVAVHSGKCVDVSGVSTTAGALVHQWTCDPASALSTKKNQIWRLSGKS; this is encoded by the coding sequence ATGAAGTCGCTCTCCGCACCGTCCCGACGCGCATCACGCGCCAGACGCCGAGCCATCTCGTCCGCGGCCGTCCTCCTGGCCACCCTGGCCACCACCCTGGTACCCGCCGGCCCGTCGCAGGCCGCCGACACCACCGTCGCCGTCGACTTCTCCGTCGCCGGGGGCGCCCCTACGTACCATGCCTCGGGCACCCTCTACGGGATGACCGAGGACGGTTCGCTGCCCCAGGACCACTTCTACAAGGACATCAAGTGGAAGTTGGAGCGAGCCGGCGGCGCCCAGCTGGACAGCCCGGGAGGCTGGGTCGCCGGCAAGTACGACCGCCGGTGGAACTCCACCCTGGCCCAGTACAAGCGCACCAAGGCGCTGGGCGGAACCTTCGTCATCCTGCCGCACGACCTGTGGGGCGCCGACGGCACCACCAGCCCCACCTTCCCCGGTGACAACGGCGACTGGTCCAGCTTCGACGCCTTCTACAACCGCCTGCTCTCCGACGTGAAAGCGGCCGGCATGACCGACATCGAGTGGGACATCTGGAACGAGCCCGACTGCCCCGGGTTCTGGAATTCCGGCATGCCCCAGTACCTGGAGATGTGGAAGCGCGCCTACCAGAAGATTCGGGCCGCCATCCCCGGCGCCGTCGTCGTCGGCGCCAGCACCTGCGGCCACCCCACGGTGGACAACGGCTGGTGGACCACGTACCTCGACTACGTGAAGGCGAACAACGTAGCGCCGGACATCTACAGCTGGCACGACCTCCCCGGCGATCCGGTCGCCCACAGCAACTCCCTCAAGTCCCTGCTGTCGGCGCGGTCGATGACGACGAGCCGCCCCTTCCAGATCAACGAGTACGGCGCCAGTAACGAGCAGAACCCCGGCCGCGGCGGCTGGTACATCTCCCGTCTGGAGCGCGCCGGAGCGGACGGACTGCGCGCCAACTGGGCGTGGGGTGCCAACCTGCACGACTTCGAGGCGAACCTGCTCACCAAGAACAGTGCCGGCCAGTACCTGCCGCTGGGCGAGTGGTTCCTGTACCGGTACTACGGCTCCCAGACCGGAAACATCGTGAACCTCACGCCCGGTACGAACACCGACGGGCTGGCGACGAAGGACAACTCCGCGCGGAACGCGAAGATCCTGCTCGGGAGCAACGGCAACACGGGCAACGTCACCGTCAGCCTCAACCGTCTCGACACCACCTCGGTCGTGGAGAACGGCCAGGTCCGCGCAATAGTCCAGCGCATACCGAACAACGGCGGCGGCGCGGTGACGGGTCCGGTGACGGTCTCCGACCAGACCCTGACGGTGAGCGGGAACTCGGCTTCGGTGAGCGTGCCGTGGACGGACTCCGCGGACGGCTACACGGTCACGCTGCTGCCGCCGTCGAACACCACCGTCTCCACCGTCGCGGTGGCCGAGCACAGTGGTCAGTGCCTGGACGACACCAACCTCAGCACCGCCGACGGCACGCAGTACCAGCAGTACTACTGCGAGGGCGGCTACCAGCAGATGCTCGATTTCAAGCCGGTGGCCGGCCGGGCGAACACCTATACCGTCGTGAATGAGCACAGTGGTAAGTGCCTGGACGTCTCGGGCGCCTCCACGGCCGACGGCGCACCCGTCATTCAGTGGACCTGCAACGGCGCCACGAACCAGATGTTCACTCTGAACCCGGTGACCGCGCTCGGCAACAGCAAGGACTACCAGCTGGTCGCCGTGCACAGCGGCAAGTGCGTCGACGTCAGCGGCGTCTCGACCACGGCCGGCGCCCTGGTCCACCAGTGGACCTGCGACCCGGCCAGTGCCCTGAGCACCAAGAAGAACCAGATCTGGCGGCTGTCCGGCAAGAGCTGA
- a CDS encoding phosphatase PAP2 family protein: MFSRINSRIKPAGWRQPRTLLWATAGATAVGFLITLEIAARHYGLPGPITNQAKEVIFPPKSGFLLYASMALTMVVLTWRERFIAAGAAIGIDLVVFLVRWALGIRVTDGHPFGNGALWVILGCAVIAVTRRAGRERVLLLKGVGLGLLLVAGRKAGDIWLLITSRTRPTVLDQYAATADHALGNPSWLAGRIVRASGPIGSHVLDYVYIQLAVAAVVVAMYQLRHVAVERRFPRHHLVRTFLVIGLLGPAVYMIFPVVGPVFAYGTGGGHWAVADVWPHTPPPVHAPHPIPFDEITPRNCMPSLHTAWATTIFIHSRKGPRILRFAGTFWLIATLGATLGFGYHYGVDLVAGAVFALTVEAALRALERGWDRSGTQLVAHGATVFAALLASYRFLPLEMAHHPWVSGPLVVLAMASVVHGYVRTTTLWEATARVTGPRGAVPVTPEAVSP; the protein is encoded by the coding sequence TTGTTTTCGCGAATAAACAGCAGAATCAAGCCCGCCGGGTGGCGTCAGCCACGAACGCTGCTGTGGGCCACGGCGGGTGCGACGGCCGTCGGATTCCTCATCACGCTGGAAATCGCCGCGCGTCACTACGGGTTGCCCGGGCCGATCACCAATCAGGCGAAAGAGGTGATATTCCCGCCGAAATCGGGTTTCCTCTTGTACGCCAGCATGGCGTTGACGATGGTGGTGCTCACCTGGCGGGAGCGGTTCATCGCGGCGGGTGCCGCGATCGGCATCGACCTCGTTGTCTTCCTGGTGCGGTGGGCGCTGGGCATCAGAGTCACCGACGGCCACCCCTTCGGCAACGGCGCGCTGTGGGTGATCCTGGGCTGCGCTGTCATCGCGGTCACGCGCCGCGCGGGGCGGGAACGGGTCCTGCTGTTGAAGGGTGTCGGGCTCGGCCTGCTGCTGGTGGCCGGCCGCAAGGCCGGCGACATCTGGCTGCTGATCACGTCGAGGACCCGCCCTACGGTGCTCGACCAGTACGCGGCGACCGCCGATCACGCGCTGGGCAACCCGTCATGGCTGGCCGGCCGGATCGTCAGGGCCAGCGGTCCGATCGGCTCCCACGTGCTCGACTACGTCTACATCCAGCTCGCGGTGGCCGCGGTCGTCGTCGCGATGTACCAGCTGCGCCACGTGGCGGTCGAGCGCCGATTCCCGCGCCACCATCTGGTGCGCACCTTTCTGGTCATCGGCCTTCTCGGTCCGGCCGTCTACATGATCTTCCCGGTGGTCGGTCCTGTCTTCGCGTACGGCACGGGAGGCGGGCACTGGGCGGTGGCCGACGTCTGGCCCCACACGCCGCCGCCGGTGCATGCTCCGCACCCCATACCGTTCGACGAGATCACCCCGCGCAACTGCATGCCCAGTCTGCACACGGCATGGGCCACCACCATTTTCATTCATTCCCGCAAGGGTCCGCGCATTCTGCGGTTCGCGGGCACGTTCTGGCTGATCGCCACGCTCGGCGCGACGCTGGGATTCGGTTACCACTACGGCGTGGACCTCGTCGCCGGCGCCGTCTTCGCGCTCACCGTCGAGGCGGCTCTGCGCGCGCTCGAACGTGGCTGGGACCGGTCGGGAACACAGCTGGTCGCGCATGGCGCGACGGTCTTCGCCGCGCTCCTGGCGTCCTATCGCTTTCTGCCGTTGGAGATGGCCCACCATCCGTGGGTGTCCGGACCACTCGTCGTTCTGGCGATGGCCTCGGTGGTTCACGGCTACGTACGGACCACCACCCTGTGGGAAGCCACGGCACGCGTCACCGGCCCCCGGGGTGCGGTCCCCGTCACCCCGGAGGCGGTGTCCCCGTGA
- a CDS encoding extracellular catalytic domain type 1 short-chain-length polyhydroxyalkanoate depolymerase: protein MHASTVRRLFRRTAATTALGAFAAGLSLVTPLAPATPAAAASGTFQQVTSFGSNPGNLAMYEYAPANLPADAPLVVALHGCTQSASDYHTHSGWQKFADEWGFAVVYPQTSTANNSLSCFSWFDSTKDTRDEGEAASVKQMVDTAVAQYGSDRGRVFVTGLSAGGGMTADLLADYPDVFAAGAVDSGLPAQCATTQSAASGCQYSSQNLTPQQWGDKVRNAYPGYTGPWPRVAIWQGTSDTTVTPVNGTELRDQWTDVWGVGQTASSTQTLTGGTTESIYDDSSGKPAVALFSVSGMTHGLAVNPGSGADQCGSTGTYYLTSICSSYYTAKFWGLDGSGGGSGSSGLPAPSGVTVTGTTDTGVSLSWTSVGGATSYDVYRDGTKVGSATSTSYTDTGLPPGTSYRYSVAAVGSTGAAGTPSTPVTATTTGAAPQCYTDNNYNQVAAGRAHQSGGYTYANGSDQSMGLYNVAVTHTLKETSPGYFVLADSGC, encoded by the coding sequence ATGCATGCCTCCACCGTGCGCAGACTCTTCAGGCGCACCGCTGCGACCACCGCGCTCGGTGCCTTCGCCGCGGGCCTGAGCCTGGTCACCCCTCTCGCACCCGCCACCCCGGCCGCCGCGGCCTCCGGCACCTTCCAGCAGGTCACGAGCTTCGGCTCCAACCCCGGCAATCTGGCGATGTACGAGTACGCGCCGGCGAACCTCCCGGCGGACGCCCCGCTGGTCGTCGCCCTGCACGGCTGCACCCAGTCGGCGAGCGACTACCACACGCACTCCGGCTGGCAGAAGTTCGCCGACGAGTGGGGTTTCGCCGTGGTCTACCCGCAGACCAGCACGGCCAACAACAGCCTGTCCTGCTTCAGCTGGTTCGACTCCACCAAGGACACCCGGGACGAGGGCGAGGCGGCCTCGGTCAAGCAGATGGTCGACACCGCCGTGGCGCAGTACGGCTCGGACCGCGGGCGGGTCTTCGTCACCGGCCTGTCCGCCGGTGGCGGCATGACGGCCGACCTGCTGGCCGACTACCCGGACGTGTTCGCCGCCGGCGCCGTCGACTCCGGGCTTCCCGCCCAGTGCGCCACCACGCAGAGCGCGGCCTCCGGATGCCAGTACAGCAGCCAGAACCTCACGCCTCAGCAGTGGGGCGACAAGGTCCGCAATGCGTACCCCGGATACACCGGGCCATGGCCGCGGGTGGCGATCTGGCAGGGCACGTCCGACACCACCGTCACCCCGGTCAACGGCACCGAGCTGCGCGATCAGTGGACCGACGTGTGGGGCGTCGGACAGACGGCCTCCAGCACCCAGACCCTGACGGGCGGCACCACCGAGAGCATCTACGACGACTCCTCCGGCAAGCCCGCTGTCGCCCTCTTCTCGGTCTCCGGCATGACCCACGGCCTCGCCGTGAACCCCGGTTCGGGTGCCGACCAGTGCGGCAGCACGGGGACCTACTACCTCACCTCCATCTGCTCCAGCTACTACACCGCGAAGTTCTGGGGCCTGGACGGCTCCGGCGGCGGCTCCGGCAGCAGCGGCCTGCCGGCGCCCTCCGGGGTGACGGTCACCGGCACCACCGACACCGGCGTCTCGCTGTCCTGGACCTCCGTCGGCGGCGCCACCTCGTACGACGTCTACCGCGACGGCACCAAGGTCGGCTCCGCGACGAGCACTTCGTACACCGACACCGGACTGCCCCCCGGCACCTCCTACCGGTACAGCGTCGCCGCGGTCGGCTCCACCGGCGCCGCCGGCACCCCTTCGACGCCGGTCACGGCGACCACGACCGGCGCCGCACCCCAGTGCTACACCGACAACAACTACAACCAGGTGGCGGCCGGCCGCGCCCACCAGAGCGGCGGCTACACCTACGCCAACGGCTCCGACCAGAGCATGGGCCTGTACAACGTCGCCGTCACTCACACCCTGAAGGAGACGTCCCCGGGCTACTTCGTCCTCGCCGACAGCGGCTGCTGA
- a CDS encoding 3-hydroxybutyrate dehydrogenase, whose product MDSTKNSAESFLAGRKALVTGAASGIGRACAEGFAAAGAEVYVVDRAAEAAKEVAERIGGIAVVADLSEPEAVDTLPDDSDIVVNNAGLQHVAPVHEFPPERFALIQRVMVEAPFRILRRTLPAMYARGWGRVVNISSVHGLRASAYKSAYVAAKHALEGLSKVVALEGAAHGVTSNCVNPGYVRTPLVEEQIAQQALAHGIPEADVMDQVFLDRTAIKRLIEPAEVAAAALWLCTEHSGSVTGSSIPLDGGWTAR is encoded by the coding sequence ATGGACAGCACCAAGAACTCCGCTGAGAGTTTCCTCGCGGGCCGCAAGGCCCTGGTCACCGGCGCGGCCAGTGGCATCGGCCGCGCCTGTGCCGAGGGCTTCGCCGCGGCCGGGGCCGAGGTCTACGTGGTGGACCGGGCCGCGGAGGCCGCGAAGGAGGTGGCGGAGCGAATCGGCGGCATCGCCGTCGTGGCCGACCTCTCCGAACCCGAGGCCGTGGACACGCTGCCGGACGACTCCGACATCGTGGTCAACAACGCGGGGCTGCAACACGTGGCACCCGTCCACGAGTTCCCGCCGGAGCGCTTCGCGCTGATCCAGCGGGTGATGGTGGAGGCCCCGTTCCGCATCCTGCGCCGCACCCTGCCCGCCATGTACGCGCGGGGGTGGGGCCGGGTGGTCAACATCTCCTCGGTGCACGGTCTGCGGGCCAGCGCCTACAAATCGGCGTACGTCGCCGCCAAGCATGCCCTGGAGGGGCTGAGCAAGGTGGTCGCCCTGGAGGGTGCCGCACACGGCGTGACCAGCAACTGCGTCAACCCCGGCTACGTCCGCACGCCCCTGGTCGAGGAACAGATCGCCCAGCAGGCGCTCGCCCACGGCATACCGGAGGCGGACGTGATGGACCAGGTGTTCCTCGACCGCACCGCGATCAAGCGCCTGATCGAACCGGCGGAGGTCGCCGCGGCGGCCCTGTGGCTCTGCACCGAGCACAGCGGCTCCGTCACGGGCAGCTCGATCCCCCTGGATGGCGGCTGGACCGCCCGCTGA
- a CDS encoding PH domain-containing protein, with the protein MGDERVGQLRFEAPYRYRRSGRRILIVSSAALVGVIAFIDATATDGRDPAWIVISAIGVIGACFYFAAFVGPLCGSTTVDAKGLTTRTLLRTRVVTWQEVQSFRFSRSNRLHLVRAQLYKGRPLTLPGLVAENAGDPELSSRLDELAAWITALADAATEQSG; encoded by the coding sequence GTGGGCGATGAGCGTGTCGGGCAGCTGCGCTTCGAGGCGCCGTATCGGTACCGACGGTCGGGCCGGAGAATCCTGATCGTCAGCTCGGCCGCTCTGGTCGGTGTCATCGCCTTCATCGACGCCACAGCGACCGACGGGCGCGATCCGGCGTGGATCGTGATCAGCGCGATCGGCGTGATCGGTGCCTGCTTCTACTTCGCCGCCTTCGTGGGTCCGTTGTGCGGCAGCACCACGGTGGACGCCAAAGGTCTCACCACGCGCACCCTGCTGAGGACGCGTGTGGTCACCTGGCAGGAAGTCCAGTCCTTCAGGTTCTCCCGCAGCAACCGCCTCCACCTCGTTCGGGCGCAGCTGTACAAGGGGCGGCCGCTCACCCTGCCCGGTCTGGTCGCCGAGAATGCCGGCGACCCGGAACTGAGCTCACGCCTCGACGAGTTGGCCGCATGGATCACAGCCCTGGCCGATGCGGCGACCGAGCAGTCCGGTTGA
- a CDS encoding PH domain-containing protein — protein MTTVRLAFMRPTWEMVLYGCLPALLTVIVLSETGTAGPRTAMLIAAGIVVIAGATPHTYWLRADANGLTMTRLLVRRTYPWPAVHGLRMRFREDGEVGGRYVTLQLRLTDPPGLHWGPFLGKLTVSDGDLPRGTEPRALADLFALFGTYGLHVDHPEFANAVLAAHRLPPLPPQPVRRVPTGPVPTPQQAYADAPSIEDERRHLRHRPSFPRKLREYLLRCAAMSDRVALQTDDTVSADVVRALREADQLAEHDQVVADDDRRGYVRQQYLIWRNSRP, from the coding sequence ATGACCACAGTACGGTTGGCCTTCATGCGGCCGACGTGGGAGATGGTCTTGTACGGCTGCCTGCCGGCCCTCCTGACGGTGATCGTGCTCAGTGAGACCGGCACCGCAGGTCCCCGCACAGCCATGCTGATCGCGGCCGGGATCGTCGTCATCGCCGGGGCGACGCCTCACACCTACTGGCTCCGGGCAGACGCGAACGGCCTCACCATGACGCGGCTGCTCGTCCGGCGCACCTACCCGTGGCCGGCCGTCCATGGACTCAGAATGCGGTTCCGAGAGGACGGGGAAGTCGGCGGTCGCTATGTCACCCTCCAGCTACGCCTCACCGATCCCCCCGGACTGCACTGGGGCCCGTTCCTCGGCAAGCTCACGGTCAGTGATGGCGACCTCCCGCGCGGCACCGAACCCCGCGCCCTCGCCGATCTCTTCGCCCTGTTCGGCACGTACGGCCTGCACGTCGACCACCCCGAGTTCGCCAACGCCGTCCTCGCCGCACACCGCCTCCCCCCTCTCCCGCCCCAGCCCGTCAGACGCGTGCCGACCGGCCCGGTCCCCACGCCGCAACAGGCCTACGCCGACGCCCCGAGTATCGAGGATGAGCGTCGCCACCTCCGCCACAGGCCGTCGTTCCCCCGCAAGCTTCGCGAGTACCTGCTGCGCTGCGCCGCGATGTCCGACCGGGTGGCGCTCCAGACCGACGACACCGTCTCCGCGGACGTCGTCCGCGCACTACGGGAGGCCGACCAACTGGCCGAGCACGACCAGGTCGTGGCCGACGACGACCGCCGTGGGTATGTGCGTCAGCAGTACCTGATCTGGCGCAACAGCAGGCCGTAG
- a CDS encoding XRE family transcriptional regulator, which yields MASQRESAAEQDQRGSTLAEKIDALFRVVRRPDHEPYSHEEVARACREASGESFSATYLWQLRTGRRDNPTKRHLEALAGFFQVPVAYFFDDDQGAAIARELELLGALRDAGVRSVALRAVNLSPEGVSTISDIIDVLARREQGTAGHGKQS from the coding sequence ATGGCCAGTCAGCGTGAGTCCGCGGCGGAACAGGACCAGCGGGGATCGACGCTGGCCGAGAAGATCGACGCGCTCTTCCGGGTCGTACGTCGGCCCGACCATGAGCCGTACAGCCACGAGGAGGTCGCGCGGGCCTGCCGCGAGGCCAGCGGTGAGTCCTTCTCCGCGACCTATCTGTGGCAACTGCGCACCGGCCGACGGGACAATCCGACCAAGCGTCATCTGGAAGCGCTCGCGGGCTTCTTCCAGGTACCCGTCGCATACTTCTTCGACGACGACCAGGGCGCGGCCATCGCCAGGGAACTGGAACTGCTCGGGGCGCTGCGTGACGCCGGGGTGCGCAGTGTCGCCCTGCGCGCGGTGAACCTCTCCCCGGAGGGTGTGAGCACCATCAGCGACATCATCGACGTCCTCGCACGCAGGGAGCAGGGGACCGCCGGGCACGGCAAGCAGAGTTGA
- a CDS encoding ParH-like protein has translation MWTDRRRGALTKRHRRRVQALSLPRPFDAAVFIAALAAERGRPIDLVPVAGRTDTPCGLLVTTDRADCIVYAADTTALHQQHILLHEAAHLICGHHEAPPSLSPAARVLLPNLPPSLVERVLGRTVYTEPQEREAELVASLIRCRAAREDSLTAASEVPDGSRLATLLTAPHGRAASG, from the coding sequence GTGTGGACCGATCGGCGCCGCGGAGCGCTGACGAAGCGGCACCGGCGCAGGGTCCAGGCCCTGTCGCTGCCGCGGCCCTTCGACGCGGCCGTCTTCATCGCCGCGCTCGCCGCCGAACGGGGCAGGCCCATCGACCTGGTGCCCGTGGCCGGGCGGACCGACACACCGTGCGGCCTGCTGGTGACCACCGACCGCGCCGACTGCATCGTCTACGCCGCCGACACCACCGCACTGCACCAGCAGCACATCCTGCTGCACGAAGCGGCCCACCTCATCTGCGGCCACCACGAGGCGCCGCCCTCGCTCTCCCCTGCCGCTCGCGTCCTGCTGCCCAACCTCCCGCCCTCGCTGGTCGAACGGGTCCTGGGAAGAACGGTGTACACCGAGCCCCAGGAGCGCGAGGCGGAACTGGTCGCCTCCCTCATCCGCTGCCGGGCCGCCCGGGAGGACAGTCTCACGGCGGCCTCAGAGGTGCCCGACGGATCCCGGCTGGCCACCCTGCTCACCGCACCGCACGGGCGGGCGGCCAGTGGTTGA
- a CDS encoding MAB_1171c family putative transporter produces MVEATALLAAALLLGFGARRIMTALYAGADPVHGYLCGFAFCMGASLVVLAPANLTRLAHLVPQTAAVLAGDALKTASLSFLMLFALSLSSEPENPGRNRVRRHLVTAWAVQLTSAALLLAARPGWSGGAAVLHDTAGRLLMAGYDALFTGYALWCLAVLGRVLVRHLRSAGRGLPRIGLRLALAAVAAGTLWTLWSLDDIVAVLTRGTQDGGEDTLSNVLGMICVALAVAAATVTLWSTRLAAPLRWLRAYRSYRDLEPLWAALHAQFPEIALPLAEPGGRLPLWQAEFALYRRIIEIRDGQLALRPYADPAAGTWAPTDAQREAEVLATALDNHRHGRRRTADAEAVPGLSPVPGTVEAEAAWLTQVARAFLRTRPDVLAPSPATPPRR; encoded by the coding sequence GTGGTTGAGGCGACCGCTCTCCTCGCCGCCGCACTCCTCCTCGGCTTCGGTGCACGCCGCATCATGACGGCCCTGTACGCCGGAGCCGACCCGGTGCACGGGTACCTGTGCGGGTTCGCGTTCTGCATGGGGGCCTCGCTGGTCGTCCTCGCCCCGGCGAACCTGACCCGACTCGCCCACCTGGTACCGCAGACGGCGGCCGTCCTGGCCGGCGACGCACTGAAGACGGCGTCGCTGAGCTTTCTGATGCTGTTCGCCCTCTCCCTGTCCTCGGAACCCGAGAACCCGGGCCGGAACCGAGTGCGGCGCCACCTGGTCACCGCATGGGCCGTCCAACTCACCTCGGCCGCCCTCCTGCTGGCGGCCCGTCCCGGCTGGAGCGGCGGCGCGGCAGTGCTGCACGACACCGCCGGGCGGCTGCTGATGGCGGGCTACGACGCGCTGTTCACCGGCTATGCCCTCTGGTGCCTGGCCGTGCTCGGCCGAGTCCTCGTCCGCCACCTGCGTTCGGCGGGGCGAGGTCTGCCGCGGATCGGACTTCGCCTGGCGCTCGCCGCGGTCGCGGCCGGCACCCTGTGGACACTCTGGTCCCTCGACGACATCGTCGCCGTCCTGACACGGGGCACTCAGGACGGAGGCGAGGACACGCTCTCCAACGTCCTCGGCATGATCTGCGTGGCCCTGGCCGTCGCCGCGGCGACCGTGACGCTGTGGAGCACCCGGCTGGCCGCACCGCTGCGCTGGCTGCGCGCGTACCGCAGCTACCGCGACCTGGAGCCACTGTGGGCGGCCCTGCACGCGCAGTTCCCGGAGATCGCCCTGCCGCTGGCCGAGCCAGGCGGCAGACTCCCGCTGTGGCAGGCCGAGTTCGCCCTCTACCGCCGCATCATCGAGATCAGGGACGGCCAGCTCGCACTACGCCCCTACGCCGACCCTGCTGCCGGCACCTGGGCGCCCACCGATGCGCAACGCGAGGCCGAGGTTCTGGCCACGGCCCTGGACAACCACCGGCACGGTCGCCGGCGCACCGCGGACGCTGAGGCCGTCCCCGGCCTCAGCCCGGTACCGGGCACGGTGGAGGCGGAGGCCGCGTGGCTGACCCAGGTCGCCCGAGCGTTCCTCCGCACCAGGCCGGACGTCCTGGCACCCTCACCCGCCACTCCACCCAGAAGATGA